One region of Streptomyces davaonensis JCM 4913 genomic DNA includes:
- a CDS encoding carbohydrate ABC transporter permease, whose protein sequence is MTVAIDRATGKRRGDRAPRPGLGQRLKHAYQKHWYAYAMITPVVVVLGVLVLYPLAYGFYLTLTDANSLNTARTIGVNEIEATYKFIGFDNYADILWGETSYERFWSHFIWTIVWTAACVALHYTIGLGLALLLNQKLRGRTLYRLILILPWAVPTFVTVFGWRFMLADGGVINSFLEFLHLPTPAWLEDTFWQRFAAIMVNTWCGVPFMMLSLLGGLQSIDTTLYEAAEMDGASRWQQFRYVTLPGLRSVSSTVILLGIIWTFNQFAIIFLLFGDTAPDAQILVTWAYYLGFGQQPRDFAQSAAYGMLLLAILIVFTSFYRRWLNRNDEQLAI, encoded by the coding sequence ATGACAGTCGCCATCGACCGCGCCACCGGCAAGCGCCGCGGTGACCGCGCGCCGCGGCCCGGGCTGGGCCAGCGCCTCAAGCACGCCTACCAGAAACACTGGTACGCCTACGCGATGATCACGCCCGTGGTCGTCGTCCTCGGCGTCCTCGTGCTCTACCCCCTGGCCTACGGCTTCTATCTGACGCTCACCGACGCCAACAGCCTCAACACGGCCCGCACCATCGGCGTCAACGAGATCGAGGCCACCTACAAGTTCATCGGCTTCGACAACTACGCCGACATCCTGTGGGGCGAGACCTCCTACGAGCGGTTCTGGTCCCACTTCATCTGGACGATCGTGTGGACGGCCGCCTGTGTCGCCCTGCATTACACGATCGGCCTCGGCCTCGCGCTGCTGCTCAACCAGAAGCTGCGCGGCCGCACCCTGTACCGGCTGATCCTGATCCTGCCCTGGGCCGTGCCGACCTTCGTCACCGTCTTCGGCTGGCGCTTCATGCTCGCCGACGGCGGCGTGATCAACTCCTTCCTGGAGTTCCTGCACCTGCCGACCCCGGCCTGGCTGGAGGACACCTTCTGGCAGCGGTTCGCCGCGATCATGGTCAACACCTGGTGCGGTGTGCCGTTCATGATGCTCTCGCTGCTGGGCGGACTTCAGTCCATCGACACCACCCTCTACGAGGCCGCCGAGATGGACGGCGCGAGCAGGTGGCAGCAGTTCCGCTACGTCACCCTGCCGGGCCTGCGCTCGGTCAGCTCCACCGTGATCCTGCTCGGCATCATCTGGACCTTCAACCAGTTCGCCATCATCTTCCTGCTGTTCGGCGACACCGCCCCGGACGCCCAGATCCTGGTCACCTGGGCCTACTACCTCGGCTTCGGACAGCAGCCGCGCGACTTCGCCCAGTCGGCCGCCTACGGAATGCTGCTGCTGGCCATCCTGATCGTCTTCACCTCCTTCTACCGCCGCTGGCTGAACCGCAATGACGAGCAGCTCGCGATCTGA
- a CDS encoding sugar ABC transporter permease, producing MSTTVETSAEAKKENPVATTPGTVRRRGDRGLAASAVSHGILVVASLIALFPIAWLVFLSLGPDKDDYLHPGDIWGKMTLDNYSFVLQDTNFFDWLWSTLIVSLGTTFIGVIIAATTGYAVSRMRFPGYKKFMWVLLVTQMFPIAVLIVPMYQILSDLQLVDSYLGLILVYCSTAVPYCAWLLKGYFDTIPFEIDEAGRVDGLSPFGTFVRLILPLAKPGLAVAGFYSFITAFGEVAFASTFMLSDTKYTFAVALQTFVSEHDAQRQYMAATAVLIAIPVSAFFYLVQKNLVTGLTAGGTKG from the coding sequence ATGAGCACTACCGTTGAGACCTCCGCCGAGGCGAAGAAGGAGAACCCCGTGGCCACCACCCCGGGCACAGTGCGCCGACGCGGCGATCGCGGCCTCGCGGCCTCCGCCGTCTCGCACGGCATCCTCGTCGTGGCGAGCCTGATCGCCCTCTTCCCCATCGCCTGGCTGGTGTTCCTGTCCCTCGGCCCGGACAAGGACGACTATCTCCACCCCGGTGACATCTGGGGGAAGATGACGTTGGACAACTACTCGTTCGTCCTTCAGGACACCAACTTCTTCGACTGGCTGTGGAGCACGCTGATCGTGTCGCTCGGCACGACGTTCATCGGCGTGATCATCGCGGCGACCACCGGCTACGCGGTGTCGCGGATGCGCTTCCCCGGCTACAAGAAGTTCATGTGGGTCCTTCTGGTCACCCAGATGTTCCCGATCGCCGTCCTCATCGTGCCGATGTACCAGATCCTCTCCGACCTCCAGCTGGTCGACAGCTACCTCGGTCTGATCCTGGTCTACTGCTCGACCGCGGTGCCGTACTGCGCCTGGCTGCTCAAGGGCTACTTCGACACGATCCCGTTCGAGATCGACGAGGCCGGGCGGGTCGACGGACTGTCCCCCTTCGGCACGTTCGTACGGCTGATCCTGCCGCTCGCCAAGCCCGGGCTCGCGGTCGCCGGCTTCTACAGCTTCATCACCGCGTTCGGCGAGGTCGCGTTCGCCTCGACGTTCATGCTGTCGGACACGAAGTACACCTTCGCGGTCGCGCTTCAGACCTTCGTCAGCGAACACGACGCGCAGCGGCAGTACATGGCTGCGACGGCTGTGCTGATCGCGATACCTGTCTCCGCGTTCTTCTATCTCGTGCAGAAGAACCTGGTTACCGGCCTGACCGCAGGCGGAACAAAGGGCTGA